The following coding sequences are from one Kushneria phosphatilytica window:
- the rpsL gene encoding 30S ribosomal protein S12, translating into MATINQLVRKPRKRRHPKSDVPALEACPQRRGVCTRVYTTTPKKPNSALRKVCRVRLTNGYEVSSYIGGEGHNLQEHSVVLIRGGRVKDLPGVRYHTVRGALDTSGVQNRRQARSKYGTKKPKS; encoded by the coding sequence ATGGCAACTATCAACCAGCTGGTGCGCAAGCCGCGCAAGCGCCGGCATCCGAAGAGCGACGTACCTGCGCTCGAGGCATGCCCACAACGACGCGGTGTTTGTACCCGTGTCTATACCACGACTCCGAAGAAGCCGAACTCGGCACTGCGTAAGGTTTGTCGTGTTCGCCTGACCAATGGTTACGAGGTTTCCTCGTATATCGGCGGTGAAGGCCACAATCTGCAGGAGCACTCCGTGGTCCTGATCCGCGGTGGTCGTGTCAAGGACCTGCCGGGTGTGCGTTATCACACCGTGCGTGGTGCACTGGATACTTCCGGCGTTCAGAACCGTCGCCAGGCGCGTTCGAAGTACGGTACCAAGAAACCGAAGTCCTGA
- the rplK gene encoding 50S ribosomal protein L11: MAKKVQAYIKLQVAAGKANPSPPVGPALGQHGVNIMEFCKAFNAETQDVEPGLPTPVVITVYSDRSFTFVTKTPPAPVLLKRAAGIKSGSGEPNKNKVGTVTRDQLEEIARTKEPDLTAADIDAAVRTIAGTARSMGLNVEGL; encoded by the coding sequence ATGGCTAAGAAGGTTCAGGCCTACATCAAGCTGCAGGTTGCAGCTGGCAAGGCCAATCCCAGTCCGCCCGTTGGTCCTGCGCTGGGCCAGCATGGCGTGAATATCATGGAGTTCTGCAAGGCATTCAATGCCGAGACCCAGGACGTCGAACCCGGTTTGCCTACGCCGGTCGTGATTACGGTCTATTCGGACCGCAGCTTCACGTTCGTGACCAAGACGCCCCCGGCACCGGTACTGCTGAAGCGTGCTGCCGGTATCAAATCCGGTTCGGGTGAGCCGAACAAGAACAAGGTCGGTACCGTGACCCGCGACCAGCTCGAGGAAATCGCGCGCACCAAGGAACCCGATCTGACGGCGGCCGATATTGATGCAGCAGTGCGTACCATTGCCGGTACTGCACGCAGCATGGGCCTGAATGTGGAGGGTCTCTGA
- the rpoC gene encoding DNA-directed RNA polymerase subunit beta', translated as MKDLVKVLKSQAQSDEFDAIRISLASPDMIRSWSYGEVKKPETINYRTFKPERDGLFCAKIFGPVKDYECLCGKYKRMKHRGIICEKCGVEVTKAAVRRERMGHIELASPVAHIWFLKSLPSRIGMLLDMTLRDIERVLYFESFVVIDPGMTTLERGQLLNDEQYFEALEEFGDDFDARMGAEAVQALLADIDLGEEVERLREEIPQTNSDTKVKKLSKRLKLLEAFNRSGNHPGWMIMEVLPVLPPDLRPLVPLDGGRFATSDLNDLYRRVINRNNRLKRLLDLSAPDIIVRNEKRMLQESVDALLDNGRRGRAITGSNKRPLKSLADMIKGKQGRFRQNLLGKRVDYSGRSVITVGPTLRLHQCGLPKKMALELFKPFIYSKLQANGQASTIKAAKKMVEREVPEVWDILAEVIREHPVLLNRAPTLHRLGIQAFEPLLIEGKAIQLHPLVCAAYNADFDGDQMAVHVPLTLESQLESRAMMMSTNNVLSPANGEPIIVPSQDVVLGLYYMTRERVGAKGEGMTFSDLEEVERAYGTQSVELHARIRVRLTEWLHDEVQDTLTEQIALKDTTVGRALLYRIVPRGMAFELVDRPMKKKAISQLINSAYRHVGLKDTVIFADQLMYTGFRLATWSGASIGVNDFVIPESKTAIIDAAEEEVKEIEDQFSSGLVTAGEKYNKVIDIWAKANDRVAREMMTGISQQTVTDQEGNEVEQESFNSVFIMADSGARGSAAQIRQLAGMRGLMAKPDGSIIETPITANFREGLNVLQYFISTHGARKGLADTALKTANSGYLTRRLVDVAQDLVVTEHDCGTEEGLTLHPVIEGGDIIVSLAERVLGRVVARDVVDPESQEVLIARNTLLDEAWCARLDTMGVDEIVVRSTITCETAHGVCSCCYGRDLARGHQVNVGESVGVIAAQSIGEPGTQLTMRTFHIGGAASRASAVDSVQVKHGGRVRLHNMKNVERADGQLVVVSRSSALAVADEHGREREYYKLPYGAELSVKDGDEVDSGQIVARWDPHTHPIVSEVEGRVQFTDMEEGVTINRTVDEMTGLSSIEVIESGNRPSSGRDKRPMIMLQDEQGEHISLPGSNTPVQYMLPGNAIVSVDNGAAVGIGEVVARIPVEASGNKDITGGLPRVADLFEARKPKEPAILAEKSGTVTFGKETKGKRRLTINPADGDPIEMLIPKWRQIGVFEGETVERGEVISEGPSNPHDILRLLGVSELAKYIVAEIQDVYRLQGVGINDKHIEVIVRQMLRKVEISEVGDSSFIPGEQVELVRVLEENASLAEQDKFPARFERVLLGITKASLATESFISAASFQETTRVLTEAAVTGKRDYLRGLKENVVVGRLIPAGTGLAHHAERRRKREEADRTQHPSAWDVEQQLGEHLTALDADDDQ; from the coding sequence ATGAAAGATTTGGTCAAAGTTCTCAAATCTCAGGCCCAGTCCGATGAGTTCGATGCGATCAGGATTTCGCTCGCCTCGCCGGACATGATTCGCTCGTGGTCCTATGGCGAGGTCAAGAAGCCCGAGACCATCAATTATCGGACCTTCAAGCCGGAGCGCGACGGGCTGTTCTGCGCCAAGATCTTCGGTCCGGTAAAGGACTACGAGTGCCTCTGCGGCAAGTACAAGCGCATGAAGCATCGCGGCATCATCTGCGAGAAGTGCGGCGTTGAGGTTACCAAGGCCGCGGTGCGTCGCGAGCGCATGGGCCATATCGAGCTGGCCAGTCCGGTCGCGCACATCTGGTTTTTGAAGTCGCTGCCGTCGCGTATCGGCATGCTGCTGGACATGACCCTGCGCGATATCGAGCGGGTGCTCTATTTCGAGAGCTTCGTCGTGATCGATCCGGGCATGACCACGCTGGAGCGTGGGCAACTGCTCAATGACGAACAGTACTTCGAAGCGCTGGAAGAGTTTGGTGACGATTTCGATGCCCGCATGGGTGCCGAAGCCGTCCAGGCACTGCTGGCCGATATCGATCTGGGCGAAGAAGTCGAAAGACTGCGCGAGGAAATCCCGCAGACCAACTCTGACACCAAGGTCAAGAAACTCTCCAAGCGGCTCAAGCTGCTGGAAGCCTTCAACCGCTCGGGTAATCATCCGGGCTGGATGATCATGGAAGTGTTGCCGGTGCTGCCGCCGGATCTGCGCCCGCTGGTGCCACTGGATGGTGGTCGCTTTGCGACGTCCGATCTCAACGATCTCTATCGTCGCGTGATCAACCGCAACAACCGCCTCAAGCGGCTGCTCGATCTATCGGCGCCTGACATTATCGTGCGCAATGAGAAGCGCATGCTGCAGGAGTCGGTGGATGCGCTGCTCGATAACGGCCGTCGCGGCCGCGCGATTACCGGATCCAACAAGCGACCGCTGAAATCGCTGGCCGACATGATCAAGGGCAAGCAGGGGCGCTTCCGTCAGAACCTGCTGGGCAAGCGTGTCGACTATTCCGGTCGTTCGGTTATCACCGTGGGCCCGACACTGCGTTTGCACCAGTGTGGTCTGCCCAAGAAGATGGCGCTGGAGCTGTTCAAGCCGTTCATCTATTCGAAGCTGCAGGCCAATGGCCAGGCGTCCACCATCAAGGCGGCCAAGAAGATGGTCGAGCGTGAGGTCCCCGAGGTCTGGGATATCCTCGCCGAGGTGATTCGTGAGCATCCGGTGCTGCTCAACCGCGCGCCGACGCTGCACCGTCTGGGTATTCAGGCATTCGAGCCGCTGCTGATCGAAGGCAAGGCCATCCAGCTTCATCCGCTGGTCTGTGCGGCCTACAACGCCGACTTCGATGGTGACCAGATGGCCGTCCACGTCCCGCTGACGCTGGAGTCCCAGCTTGAGTCGCGGGCGATGATGATGTCGACCAACAACGTACTGTCGCCCGCCAATGGCGAGCCGATCATCGTACCCTCGCAGGATGTGGTGCTGGGTCTGTATTACATGACCCGTGAGCGTGTAGGTGCGAAGGGTGAAGGCATGACCTTCTCCGATCTCGAAGAGGTTGAGCGTGCCTATGGCACTCAGAGTGTCGAGCTGCACGCCCGCATTCGGGTGCGTCTGACCGAGTGGCTGCATGATGAGGTACAGGACACTCTGACCGAACAGATTGCGCTCAAGGATACGACGGTCGGACGTGCACTGCTCTATCGCATCGTGCCAAGGGGTATGGCGTTCGAGCTGGTTGATCGGCCGATGAAGAAGAAGGCCATCTCTCAGCTGATCAATTCGGCCTATCGGCATGTGGGGCTCAAGGATACCGTCATCTTTGCCGACCAGTTGATGTATACCGGCTTCCGTCTGGCCACCTGGTCGGGTGCTTCGATCGGCGTTAATGACTTCGTTATCCCGGAGTCGAAGACCGCCATCATCGATGCCGCCGAGGAAGAGGTGAAGGAGATCGAGGACCAGTTCTCCTCGGGTCTGGTGACGGCCGGCGAGAAGTACAATAAGGTGATCGATATCTGGGCCAAGGCCAACGACCGTGTGGCCCGTGAAATGATGACCGGTATTTCCCAGCAGACCGTGACCGACCAGGAAGGTAACGAAGTCGAGCAGGAGTCGTTCAACAGCGTCTTCATCATGGCGGACTCCGGCGCGCGTGGTAGCGCGGCGCAGATTCGTCAGCTGGCGGGTATGCGCGGTCTGATGGCGAAACCGGATGGCTCGATCATCGAGACGCCGATTACCGCCAACTTCCGTGAAGGCCTGAACGTTCTGCAGTACTTCATTTCGACCCACGGCGCGCGTAAGGGCCTGGCGGATACGGCCTTGAAGACGGCCAACTCCGGTTACCTGACGCGTCGACTGGTCGATGTGGCCCAGGATCTGGTGGTGACCGAGCATGATTGTGGCACCGAGGAAGGGCTGACCCTGCATCCGGTCATCGAAGGGGGCGATATTATCGTCTCGCTGGCCGAGCGGGTGCTGGGACGTGTGGTGGCTCGTGATGTGGTCGATCCCGAGAGTCAGGAAGTGCTGATTGCGCGTAACACCCTGCTTGACGAAGCCTGGTGTGCCCGTCTCGACACCATGGGTGTCGACGAGATCGTGGTGCGCAGCACCATCACCTGTGAGACGGCCCACGGCGTCTGTTCATGCTGCTATGGTCGCGACCTGGCTCGTGGTCATCAGGTCAATGTCGGTGAGTCGGTGGGCGTTATCGCTGCCCAATCGATTGGTGAGCCGGGTACCCAGCTCACCATGAGGACCTTCCACATTGGTGGTGCTGCCTCGCGGGCTTCGGCAGTCGACAGTGTACAGGTCAAGCACGGTGGCCGTGTCCGGCTGCACAACATGAAGAATGTTGAGCGCGCCGATGGCCAGCTGGTTGTGGTATCACGCTCCAGTGCGTTGGCGGTTGCCGATGAGCATGGGCGTGAACGGGAGTACTACAAGCTGCCGTACGGTGCCGAGTTGTCGGTCAAGGATGGCGACGAGGTCGACTCCGGCCAGATCGTGGCGCGCTGGGATCCGCACACCCATCCGATCGTTTCGGAAGTTGAGGGTCGGGTGCAGTTCACTGACATGGAAGAAGGGGTCACCATCAACCGTACCGTTGATGAAATGACCGGTCTTTCCTCCATCGAGGTGATCGAGTCCGGTAACCGTCCCAGCTCCGGTCGCGACAAGCGCCCGATGATCATGCTGCAGGACGAGCAGGGTGAGCACATCTCACTGCCGGGTTCGAATACGCCGGTGCAGTACATGCTGCCGGGCAACGCCATCGTCTCGGTTGATAATGGCGCTGCTGTGGGTATCGGTGAAGTCGTGGCACGTATCCCGGTAGAGGCGTCCGGCAACAAGGACATTACCGGTGGTCTGCCGCGTGTGGCTGATCTGTTCGAAGCGCGCAAGCCCAAGGAACCGGCCATTCTCGCCGAGAAGAGCGGTACCGTGACCTTTGGCAAGGAAACCAAGGGCAAGCGGCGTCTGACGATCAACCCGGCCGACGGCGATCCGATCGAAATGCTGATTCCGAAATGGCGTCAGATCGGGGTGTTCGAAGGTGAAACGGTTGAGCGTGGCGAAGTAATTTCGGAAGGCCCGAGCAACCCGCATGATATTCTGCGGCTGCTGGGCGTCTCCGAGTTGGCGAAATACATCGTCGCTGAAATCCAGGACGTCTATCGCCTGCAGGGTGTCGGCATCAATGACAAGCACATCGAGGTCATCGTGCGTCAGATGCTGCGCAAGGTTGAGATCAGCGAAGTGGGTGACAGTTCGTTCATCCCCGGCGAACAGGTCGAGCTGGTACGCGTGCTGGAGGAAAATGCAAGTCTGGCCGAGCAGGACAAGTTCCCCGCACGTTTCGAACGGGTACTGCTGGGTATTACCAAGGCTTCGCTGGCGACCGAGTCGTTCATCTCGGCGGCCTCCTTCCAGGAGACTACACGTGTGCTGACTGAAGCGGCCGTAACCGGCAAGCGCGATTATCTCCGTGGTCTCAAGGAGAACGTTGTGGTGGGTCGTTTGATTCCGGCAGGCACCGGGCTTGCACACCACGCCGAACGTAGACGCAAGCGTGAGGAAGCCGACCGTACGCAGCATCCGTCGGCCTGGGATGTCGAGCAGCAGTTGGGTGAGCACCTGACTGCACTGGATGCCGACGACGACCAGTAA
- the rpoB gene encoding DNA-directed RNA polymerase subunit beta: MAYSYTEKKRIRKDFGKLPQVMDVPYLLAIQLDSYYDFLQQDRAIEDRHDIGLHAAFKSVFPIESFSGNAALEYVSYRFGTPAFDVKECQLRGVTYSAPLRVKVRLIIFDKESSNKAVKDIKEQEVYMGEIPLMTENGTFVVNGTERVIVSQLHRSPGVFFDHDKGKSHTSGKLLYSARVIPYRGSWLDFEFDARDNVFVRIDRRRKLPATVLLRALGYSGEEILGQFFDTDIYHMERDGFTVELVPSRLRGDTASFDILDNDGSVIVEAGRRITQKHIRQLEKSGIDRLNVPMEYMFGKTLAKDQVDPNTGELICACNTELNAELLEKLGQAGIKTLETLYTNDLDTGSFMSDTLRMDTTGSQLEALVEIYRMMRPGEPPTKEAAESLFNNLFFTEDRYDLSGVGRMKFNRRLRRDSDKGPGVLEHQDIIDVLKELINIRNGFGDVDDIDHLGNRRIRSVGEMAENQFRVGLVRVERAVKERLSMAESEGLMPQDLINAKPVAAAIKEFFGSSQLSQFMDQNNPLSEVTHKRRVSALGPGGLTRERAGFEVRDVHATHYGRLCPIETPEGPNIGLINSLATYSHTNSYGFLETPYRKVEDRQVTDDVVHLSAIEEGDFVIAQASATVDESGRLIDDLVQVRHKGETTFMTPDKVTLMDVSPRQIVSVAAALIPFLEHDDANRALMGSNMQRQAVPTLRADKPLVGTGMERFVARDSGVCAVARRGGMVDSVDAKRIVIRVNEDEISGGEAGVDIYNLTKYVRSNQNTCQNQRPIVRPGDNVAVGDILADGPSVDTGDLALGQNIRIAFMPWNGYNFEDSMLISERVVEEDRFTTIHIQELTCVSRDTKLGPEEISSDIPNVGEAALGKLDESGIVYIGAEINPGDILVGKVTPKGETQLTPEEKLLRAIFGEKASDVKDTSLRASTGMKGTVIDVQVFTRDGVEKDQRALSIEQEQLDEVRKDLQETYRIAEDATYERLKRTLSGQAVNGGPQLKKGDVIDDAYLEELPRPQWFKLRMQDESLNELLAQADEQLEIRRKEMDERFEDKKRKLTQGDDLAPGVLKIVKVYLAVKRRIQPGDKMAGRHGNKGVISAIMPVEDMPFDNEGMPVDLVLNPLGVPSRMNVGQILETHLGLAAWGLGRKLDRLVNQAREQQIGEIREFLDKVYNSSGGRREDIGSLSDDEVIALAKNLSAGVPMASPVFDGTKEHEIKGLLKLADLPESGQMDLYDGRTGEKFDRPVTVGYMYMLKLNHLVDDKMHARSTGSYSLVTQQPLGGKAQFGGQRFGEMEVWALEAYGAAYTLQEMLTVKSDDVEGRTRMYKNIVDGDHSMQAGMPESFNVLVKEIRSLGIDIELES; the protein is encoded by the coding sequence ATGGCTTACTCATACACTGAGAAAAAACGCATCCGCAAGGATTTCGGCAAACTGCCCCAAGTGATGGATGTGCCTTACCTGCTGGCCATCCAGCTTGATTCCTATTACGACTTCCTGCAACAGGATCGTGCGATCGAGGACCGTCACGATATCGGTTTGCACGCTGCTTTCAAATCGGTCTTTCCGATCGAGAGCTTCTCCGGTAATGCCGCGCTGGAGTATGTGAGCTATCGATTCGGTACCCCGGCCTTTGATGTCAAGGAGTGTCAGCTGCGCGGCGTAACCTACTCGGCACCGCTCCGGGTCAAGGTGCGTCTGATCATCTTTGACAAGGAGTCTTCGAACAAGGCGGTCAAGGATATCAAGGAGCAGGAAGTCTACATGGGGGAAATCCCCCTGATGACAGAAAACGGCACTTTCGTGGTCAACGGCACCGAGCGCGTCATTGTTTCCCAGCTCCACCGCAGCCCGGGTGTCTTTTTCGATCACGACAAGGGCAAGAGCCATACCTCCGGCAAATTGCTGTATTCGGCTCGAGTGATCCCCTATCGCGGTTCCTGGCTCGATTTCGAGTTTGATGCGCGTGACAACGTCTTCGTGCGTATCGATCGTCGCCGCAAGCTGCCGGCTACTGTGCTGTTGCGTGCTCTGGGGTACAGCGGCGAAGAGATTCTGGGTCAGTTCTTCGACACCGATATCTATCACATGGAGCGTGATGGCTTCACGGTAGAGCTGGTGCCGTCGCGGCTGCGTGGTGATACGGCTTCCTTCGATATTCTCGACAATGATGGCAGCGTCATCGTCGAGGCGGGACGGCGTATTACTCAGAAGCACATCCGACAGCTCGAAAAATCGGGCATCGATCGGCTCAATGTGCCAATGGAGTACATGTTCGGCAAGACACTGGCGAAGGATCAGGTCGATCCCAATACCGGTGAGCTGATCTGTGCGTGCAATACCGAGCTTAATGCCGAGCTGCTGGAAAAACTGGGTCAGGCGGGCATCAAGACCCTCGAGACGTTGTATACCAACGATCTCGATACGGGCTCCTTCATGTCCGACACATTGCGTATGGATACCACCGGCTCGCAACTCGAAGCGCTGGTCGAGATCTATCGCATGATGCGTCCGGGTGAGCCGCCGACCAAGGAAGCGGCCGAGTCGTTGTTCAACAATCTGTTCTTCACCGAGGATCGCTACGATCTCTCGGGCGTCGGGCGGATGAAGTTCAACCGGCGTCTGCGTCGCGACAGTGACAAGGGCCCCGGTGTGCTCGAGCATCAGGACATCATTGATGTGCTGAAGGAGCTGATCAACATTCGTAACGGATTCGGTGATGTCGATGATATCGACCATCTCGGCAACCGCCGTATCCGTAGTGTCGGCGAAATGGCTGAAAATCAGTTCCGCGTGGGACTGGTGCGTGTCGAGCGGGCGGTCAAGGAGCGCCTGTCGATGGCTGAAAGTGAAGGCCTGATGCCGCAGGATCTGATCAACGCCAAGCCGGTAGCTGCCGCGATCAAGGAATTTTTCGGATCCAGCCAGCTGTCTCAGTTCATGGACCAGAACAACCCCCTCTCCGAGGTGACTCACAAGCGTCGTGTGTCCGCTCTGGGGCCGGGCGGGTTGACCCGTGAGCGTGCCGGTTTCGAAGTGCGTGACGTACATGCCACACACTATGGTCGTCTCTGCCCGATCGAAACGCCGGAAGGGCCGAACATCGGTCTGATCAACTCGCTGGCGACCTATAGCCATACCAACAGCTATGGTTTCCTCGAGACTCCGTATCGCAAGGTGGAAGATCGTCAGGTCACCGATGATGTGGTGCATCTGTCGGCCATTGAAGAGGGCGACTTTGTCATCGCCCAGGCGTCTGCGACGGTTGATGAATCCGGTCGGCTGATCGATGATCTGGTGCAGGTGCGTCACAAGGGTGAAACCACCTTCATGACACCTGACAAGGTGACGCTGATGGATGTGTCGCCGCGTCAGATTGTATCGGTGGCAGCGGCCCTCATTCCATTCCTCGAGCATGATGATGCCAACCGCGCGCTGATGGGATCGAACATGCAGCGCCAGGCGGTACCGACCCTGCGAGCCGACAAGCCGCTGGTGGGCACCGGCATGGAGCGCTTTGTCGCTCGTGACTCCGGCGTCTGCGCAGTAGCGCGTCGTGGTGGTATGGTCGATTCGGTGGATGCCAAGCGTATCGTGATTCGGGTCAATGAAGATGAGATCAGCGGCGGCGAGGCCGGGGTCGATATCTACAATCTGACCAAGTACGTGCGCTCCAACCAGAACACCTGTCAGAATCAGCGCCCGATCGTTCGCCCCGGCGATAATGTCGCGGTGGGTGATATCCTGGCGGATGGCCCTTCGGTTGATACCGGCGATCTGGCACTGGGCCAGAACATTCGTATCGCCTTCATGCCCTGGAATGGCTACAACTTCGAGGATTCGATGCTGATCTCGGAGCGTGTGGTCGAGGAGGATCGTTTCACCACGATTCATATCCAGGAGCTGACCTGTGTCTCGCGCGACACCAAACTGGGACCGGAAGAAATCAGTTCCGATATTCCCAACGTGGGTGAAGCGGCGCTCGGCAAGCTGGATGAGTCGGGTATCGTATATATCGGTGCCGAGATCAATCCGGGCGATATCCTGGTCGGCAAGGTAACGCCCAAGGGCGAGACGCAGCTGACCCCGGAAGAGAAGCTGCTGCGAGCGATCTTTGGCGAGAAGGCCAGCGATGTGAAGGATACCTCGCTGCGCGCGTCAACCGGTATGAAGGGCACCGTCATTGACGTCCAGGTCTTCACCCGTGATGGCGTGGAGAAGGACCAGCGGGCCCTCTCCATCGAGCAGGAACAGCTCGACGAAGTGCGCAAGGATCTCCAAGAGACCTATCGCATCGCCGAGGACGCCACTTACGAGCGCCTCAAGCGGACCCTGTCCGGTCAGGCCGTCAACGGTGGACCGCAGCTGAAGAAGGGCGACGTCATCGACGATGCCTACCTCGAGGAACTGCCGCGGCCGCAGTGGTTCAAGCTGCGCATGCAGGACGAGTCGCTCAATGAGCTGCTCGCCCAGGCAGATGAGCAGCTCGAGATTCGCCGCAAGGAGATGGATGAGCGTTTCGAGGACAAGAAGCGCAAGCTCACTCAGGGCGATGACCTGGCGCCGGGTGTACTCAAGATCGTCAAGGTGTACCTGGCGGTGAAGCGTCGCATTCAGCCGGGTGACAAGATGGCCGGTCGCCACGGTAACAAGGGTGTGATCTCGGCGATCATGCCGGTGGAAGACATGCCGTTCGACAACGAGGGCATGCCGGTTGATCTGGTGCTCAATCCGCTGGGGGTGCCGTCGCGCATGAACGTTGGCCAGATCCTCGAAACCCACCTGGGCCTTGCGGCCTGGGGGCTGGGACGCAAGCTGGATCGTCTGGTCAATCAGGCGCGGGAGCAGCAGATCGGTGAGATCCGCGAGTTCCTCGACAAGGTCTACAACAGCAGTGGCGGTCGACGTGAGGATATCGGGTCGCTCTCCGACGATGAGGTGATCGCGCTGGCGAAGAACCTTTCGGCCGGGGTCCCGATGGCATCACCGGTGTTTGACGGTACCAAGGAGCATGAGATCAAGGGTCTGCTGAAACTGGCCGACCTGCCCGAATCGGGTCAGATGGATCTCTACGATGGTCGGACCGGTGAAAAGTTCGATCGTCCGGTCACGGTGGGCTACATGTACATGCTCAAGCTCAACCACCTGGTGGATGACAAGATGCATGCCCGCTCGACCGGCTCGTATTCGCTGGTGACCCAGCAGCCGCTGGGAGGCAAGGCGCAGTTCGGTGGTCAGCGCTTCGGCGAGATGGAGGTCTGGGCACTGGAAGCTTACGGTGCCGCCTACACCCTGCAGGAGATGCTCACCGTCAAGTCCGACGATGTCGAGGGTCGTACCCGCATGTACAAGAACATCGTCGACGGTGATCACAGCATGCAGGCCGGCATGCCGGAGTCCTTCAACGTACTGGTGAAGGAAATCCGCTCGCTGGGTATTGATATCGAGCTGGAAAGCTGA
- the rplL gene encoding 50S ribosomal protein L7/L12: protein MALSKEDIINAVSEMTVMEVAELIEAMEEKFGVSAAAAVVAGPGAGGGEAEAAEEQTEFDLVLTAGGDKKVNVIKVVRGITGLGLKEAKAAVDGAPATLKEGMSKEDAEEAKKQLEEAGASVELK, encoded by the coding sequence ATGGCACTGAGCAAAGAAGATATTATCAACGCCGTCTCCGAAATGACGGTCATGGAAGTGGCCGAGCTGATCGAGGCGATGGAAGAGAAATTCGGCGTCTCTGCCGCTGCTGCTGTTGTGGCTGGCCCTGGTGCCGGTGGTGGCGAAGCTGAAGCTGCTGAAGAACAGACCGAGTTTGATCTGGTGCTGACTGCTGGTGGTGACAAGAAAGTCAACGTCATCAAGGTGGTGCGCGGTATCACCGGGCTGGGTCTGAAGGAAGCCAAGGCTGCTGTCGACGGTGCTCCGGCAACCCTGAAGGAAGGTATGTCGAAGGAAGATGCCGAAGAGGCGAAGAAGCAACTGGAAGAAGCTGGCGCCTCCGTGGAGCTCAAGTAA
- the rplA gene encoding 50S ribosomal protein L1 yields MAKQTRRLKQIRERVDSSKVYSVEEAVALLSELSSVKFKESVEVAVNLGVDPRKSDQVVRGATVLPNGTGRDVRVAVFAQGAAADAAQEAGADIVGMDDLAEQVRQGKLDFDVVIAAPDAMRVVGQLGQILGPRGLMPNPKVGTVTPDVATAVQNAKAGQVRFRTDKNGIIHAGIGKVDFSADAIKGNLDALVNDLKKLKPSTSKGIYLKKVSLSTTMGPGLTVDHSYLV; encoded by the coding sequence ATGGCAAAGCAGACCAGGCGTTTGAAGCAGATTCGTGAGCGGGTTGATTCCTCGAAGGTTTATAGCGTTGAGGAAGCCGTGGCCCTGCTCTCCGAGCTGTCTTCGGTCAAGTTCAAGGAGTCGGTCGAGGTTGCTGTTAACCTCGGGGTCGACCCGCGTAAATCCGATCAGGTGGTGCGCGGTGCTACCGTGTTGCCCAATGGTACGGGCCGTGATGTCCGGGTTGCCGTCTTTGCTCAGGGTGCTGCAGCTGACGCTGCTCAGGAAGCCGGTGCCGACATTGTCGGTATGGATGATCTGGCCGAGCAGGTTCGCCAGGGCAAGCTCGACTTTGATGTGGTTATTGCAGCTCCCGATGCCATGCGCGTCGTTGGTCAGCTGGGCCAGATCCTGGGTCCGCGTGGCCTGATGCCGAACCCGAAGGTGGGTACTGTTACCCCTGATGTAGCTACGGCTGTGCAGAATGCCAAGGCTGGCCAGGTTCGTTTCCGTACGGACAAGAACGGCATTATTCACGCCGGTATTGGCAAGGTCGACTTCTCGGCTGATGCGATCAAGGGCAATCTTGATGCGTTGGTCAATGACCTGAAAAAACTCAAGCCGAGCACCTCCAAGGGCATATACCTCAAGAAGGTTTCGCTCTCGACGACCATGGGGCCCGGGCTGACCGTCGATCACTCCTATCTGGTGTGA
- the rplJ gene encoding 50S ribosomal protein L10 yields the protein MPLRLEDKKAIVAEVSDTAASALSVVVADSRGVAVSAMTDLRKQARDNGVHLRVVRNTLARRALQGTSWECLNETFVGPTLLAFSMEHPGAGARLLKEFARQQPAFEVKALAYEGELIPAESIDRLANLPTYDEAIAKLLSVMKEASAGKLVRTLAALRDQKQEEAA from the coding sequence ATGCCGTTGCGTCTTGAAGACAAGAAGGCGATCGTTGCTGAAGTCAGTGATACCGCTGCTTCAGCGCTCTCCGTCGTCGTGGCCGATTCTCGCGGTGTTGCGGTCAGCGCCATGACCGATCTGCGCAAGCAGGCCCGCGACAATGGTGTGCATCTGCGTGTAGTACGTAACACGCTGGCACGCCGCGCCCTGCAGGGCACTTCCTGGGAGTGCCTGAATGAGACCTTTGTTGGTCCGACTCTGCTGGCGTTCTCCATGGAGCATCCCGGCGCCGGTGCGCGTCTGCTCAAGGAGTTTGCACGTCAGCAGCCGGCATTCGAGGTCAAGGCGCTGGCTTATGAGGGCGAGCTGATCCCGGCCGAGAGCATTGATCGTCTGGCGAATCTGCCGACATACGACGAAGCCATTGCCAAACTGCTGTCGGTGATGAAGGAAGCTTCCGCCGGCAAGCTGGTGCGCACGCTGGCTGCGCTGCGTGACCAGAAGCAGGAAGAAGCGGCCTGA